One window from the genome of Lentibacillus daqui encodes:
- a CDS encoding branched-chain amino acid ABC transporter permease: protein MLGELINPYYLQVASFILINIILGLSIYVTLASGQLSLGNAGFMAVGAYTTALLTTNYDVPLIIGILTGSLLAGIFGIIVGIPSLRLRGVFLAIATLGFGEIVRVFLVNTESVTNGAIGISGIPQMGQEILSMMKNVGFDPEVIGLQSNQFVFLSIFIILLVIDIFLIWFFIRQKHSRVGRAFSAIKMDEQAAASMGINVTYYKVLSFTQGAIFAGFAGAMYAHVLSYISPADFSYHRAVEILVFSVFGGSEVVGGAIFGASFLTLLPEILRVISDYRYMIYGVLLVIMMAYRPQGIIDEQMIRWMKVRKGRRRQYGTGSK from the coding sequence ATGCTGGGAGAACTGATTAATCCATATTATTTACAAGTTGCCTCATTTATTTTAATCAATATCATACTGGGACTCAGTATTTACGTGACCCTTGCTTCTGGCCAGTTATCACTGGGAAACGCCGGGTTTATGGCTGTTGGAGCATATACAACGGCACTCCTGACGACAAATTATGATGTGCCATTGATCATTGGTATACTGACGGGATCACTATTGGCGGGGATTTTTGGGATTATTGTTGGAATACCGTCATTGCGATTACGCGGGGTGTTTCTGGCGATTGCGACCTTAGGTTTTGGGGAAATTGTCCGGGTGTTCCTGGTTAATACCGAATCTGTGACAAATGGAGCGATCGGAATTTCCGGGATTCCACAGATGGGACAGGAGATTCTTTCCATGATGAAAAACGTTGGGTTTGATCCGGAAGTAATTGGCCTGCAGTCAAATCAGTTCGTATTTTTGTCTATTTTCATCATACTCCTGGTAATCGATATTTTCCTGATTTGGTTTTTTATCAGACAAAAACATTCCCGGGTCGGCCGGGCTTTTTCCGCGATTAAAATGGATGAACAAGCAGCGGCATCGATGGGAATCAATGTAACCTATTATAAGGTTTTGTCGTTTACACAAGGGGCGATTTTTGCCGGATTTGCCGGTGCAATGTATGCCCATGTTTTATCATATATTAGCCCAGCAGATTTTTCTTATCATCGCGCAGTAGAAATATTGGTGTTTTCTGTTTTTGGTGGTAGTGAAGTTGTCGGCGGTGCTATTTTTGGTGCATCATTTTTAACATTACTACCAGAGATATTGCGGGTGATTAGTGATTACCGCTATATGATTTATGGGGTACTTCTGGTGATCATGATGGCGTACCGGCCACAAGGAATTATCGATGAACAGATGATTCGCTGGATGAAAGTTCGAAAAGGAAGGAGGCGTCAGTATGGTACTGGAAGTAAATAA